One stretch of Clavelina lepadiformis chromosome 6, kaClaLepa1.1, whole genome shotgun sequence DNA includes these proteins:
- the LOC143462010 gene encoding barrier-to-autointegration factor-like, translating into MSSTSQKHKEFVGEPMGEKGVREIAGIGEVLGKRLTDKGYDKAYVVLGQFLILKKNEELFLDWMKEEVGANKKQGGDAYSCLKQWCEAFL; encoded by the exons ATGTCTTCAACATCACAAAAGCATAAAGAATTTGTCGGTGAGCCCATGGGTGAAAAAGGGGTGAGAGAAATTGCTGGCATAGGAGAGGTCCTTGGAAAAAGGTTAACTGACAAGGGTTATGACAAA GCTTATGTGGTGCTCGGTCAATTTCTAAtcttaaagaaaaatgaagaGCTTTTTTTGGATTGGATGAAAGAAGAGGTGGGAGCAAATAAGAAGCAAGGTGGTGATGCATACTCATGTCTGAAACAATGGTGTGAAGCGTTCTTGTGA
- the LOC143462007 gene encoding putative RNA-binding protein EIF1AD: MSAATKRKHVVREMLENFDLPEPQQTIVKVLGTAGCNLHQVVTPSGEAFLASLPTKFRKNIWIKRGDYVVTEAIHEGDKVKGEIVRILYPQHIKAIKKENMWPQEFDKTLKTSTMNTYQEAQFSTSPSADNDMDSIGEDSEEDDFSDIPPNTNRPPEISLSETDEETSSDDE, encoded by the exons ATGTCAGCAGCTACAAAACGCAAGCATGTTGTTCGAGAAATGCTTGAAAACTTTGATTTACCTGAACCACAGCAAACTATTGTTAAG GTTCTTGGTACAGCTGGATGTAATCTCCATCAAGTAGTAACTCCATCTGGTGAAGCATTTCTAGCAAGTCTTCCAACGAAATTCAGAAAAAATATCTGGATTAAACGAG GTGATTATGTGGTCACTGAAGCTATCCATGAAGGAGATAAAGTGAAGGGTGAAATTGTTCGAATATTATATCCTCAACATATAAAAGCCATCAAGAAAGAAAATATGTG GCCGCAGGAAtttgacaaaactttaaagacTTCAACAATGAATACTTATCAAGAAGCTCAATTCTCCACATCTCCATCAGCCGACAATGACATGGATAGTATTGGAGAAGACAGTGAGGAAGATGATTTTTCTGACATTCCACCCAATACAAATAGACCTCCAGAGATTAGCTTATCAGAAACTGATGAAGAAACATCAAGCGATGATGAATGA
- the LOC143462003 gene encoding uncharacterized protein LOC143462003 isoform X2, with product MNASGEHEDINVHSIISGKLKEYEPVPQAKETSDEAHADYIKTYVMAVPPNFNLEQLNNVNISLDAINNIKVSPSNSGQKQTSYAIDCKQNLLPQQKSSLHVLRQQTGSYSKNVEVFVPFGFIKVTELNTPGIPDANNCIKRPAPPSMPGGLKHRLTLFGSKPPEALSPNMNLNNGVMGTNKNMKQKKKKRKLKKQDSNTPTNEDLVVDQPTKKKKKHKRTIHLPE from the coding sequence ATGAATGCGTCAGGAGAACACGAAGACATAAATGTTCATTCAATAATTAGTGGGAAATTAAAGGAGTATGAACCAGTACCACAGGCTAAAGAGACATCTGATGAAGCTCATGCCGATTATATCAAAACATACGTTATGGCAGTACCACCAAACTTCAACCTTGAGCAGCTGAATAATGTTAATATCTCCTTGGATGCCATAAATAACATTAAAGTTTCACCTTCCAATAGTGGCCAGAAACAGACTAGTTATGCTATTGACTGCAAACAAAATCTCTTACCACAGCAAAAATCATCATTGCATGTTCTTCGTCAACAAACTGGTTCGTACAGCAAAAATGTGGAAGTATTTGTCCCGTTTGGTTTTATTAAAGTCACGGAGCTGAATACACCAGGAATTCCGGATGCAAATAATTGCATAAAAAGACCTGCCCCACCCTCGATGCCGGGTGGACTTAAACATAGACTTACTCTTTTTGGTTCAAAACCCCCTGAAGCATTGTCACCTAATATGAACCTTAACAATGGCGTGATGGGCAccaataaaaatatgaaacagaagaaaaagaagcgcaaattaaaaaagcagGACAGCAACACACCAACAAACGAAGATCTTGTTGTGGACCAACCaaccaagaagaaaaagaaacataAAAGAACAATTCACCTTCCTGAGTAA
- the LOC143462003 gene encoding uncharacterized protein LOC143462003 isoform X1, whose protein sequence is MLCALANVCNSIIVSYRTAVLRMNASGEHEDINVHSIISGKLKEYEPVPQAKETSDEAHADYIKTYVMAVPPNFNLEQLNNVNISLDAINNIKVSPSNSGQKQTSYAIDCKQNLLPQQKSSLHVLRQQTGSYSKNVEVFVPFGFIKVTELNTPGIPDANNCIKRPAPPSMPGGLKHRLTLFGSKPPEALSPNMNLNNGVMGTNKNMKQKKKKRKLKKQDSNTPTNEDLVVDQPTKKKKKHKRTIHLPE, encoded by the exons ATGCTGTGTGCACTAGCCAACGTGTGCAACAGTATCATAGTGTCTTATCGCACAGCTGTTCTTCG AATGAATGCGTCAGGAGAACACGAAGACATAAATGTTCATTCAATAATTAGTGGGAAATTAAAGGAGTATGAACCAGTACCACAGGCTAAAGAGACATCTGATGAAGCTCATGCCGATTATATCAAAACATACGTTATGGCAGTACCACCAAACTTCAACCTTGAGCAGCTGAATAATGTTAATATCTCCTTGGATGCCATAAATAACATTAAAGTTTCACCTTCCAATAGTGGCCAGAAACAGACTAGTTATGCTATTGACTGCAAACAAAATCTCTTACCACAGCAAAAATCATCATTGCATGTTCTTCGTCAACAAACTGGTTCGTACAGCAAAAATGTGGAAGTATTTGTCCCGTTTGGTTTTATTAAAGTCACGGAGCTGAATACACCAGGAATTCCGGATGCAAATAATTGCATAAAAAGACCTGCCCCACCCTCGATGCCGGGTGGACTTAAACATAGACTTACTCTTTTTGGTTCAAAACCCCCTGAAGCATTGTCACCTAATATGAACCTTAACAATGGCGTGATGGGCAccaataaaaatatgaaacagaagaaaaagaagcgcaaattaaaaaagcagGACAGCAACACACCAACAAACGAAGATCTTGTTGTGGACCAACCaaccaagaagaaaaagaaacataAAAGAACAATTCACCTTCCTGAGTAA
- the LOC143462006 gene encoding uncharacterized protein LOC143462006, producing the protein MDPWNGSCRSNGHVESSELTNNNELGFADSFLAGNGNHSAVNENIVISAPLPPREERADAYLHRLEGKLLAMQHTSQSKLSANGMIKSLQLRKEIFFENVLDSTISDSTWSEENIDYIGSTEESFPKDIHRKLYPEHHAVNKVELLALLQHDTLSKIVESPLNQNDDLKNTSVLK; encoded by the exons ATGGATCCATGGAATGGAAGCTGTAGAAGTAATGGCCATGTGGAGAGTAGTGAGCTAACTAATAACAATGAACTGGGTTTTGCCGATTCATTTTTAGCTGGCAATGGCAATCATTCAGCAGTGAATGAAAATATAGTAATCTCTGCACCATTACCACCACGTGAAGAAAGGGCTGATGCTTATTTACATCGTTTGG AAGGCAAATTGCTTGCAATGCAACACACAAGTCAATCAAAACTTTCAGCAAATGGAATGATCAAGTCACTACAATTgcgaaaagaaattttttttgaaaatgtcttGGATAGCACAATATCTGATAGTACTTGGTCAG AGGAGAACATAGATTATATTGGATCTACAGAAGAATCATTCCCGAAAGATATTCATAGAAAACTTTATCCTGAACATCATGCTGTAAATAAGGTTGAACTGCTAGCACTATTGCAGCATGATACATTGTCCAAGATAGTGGAGTCACCGTTGAATCAAAATGatgatttgaaaaacacaAGTGTGTTGAAATGA
- the LOC143462005 gene encoding uncharacterized protein LOC143462005 encodes MRRSHQPRVVPRPQIPRPRTIVVDGDTIAEDIPEDYRGIYQSNWRAIRTHFHIGNTVQERYTFRIPDQSMIDQGLESLWPYFRENIFQRQRQPFKIRVAFGFILRHEGNEEDLPVVYRYFHPDNHSDYLYLGPETIRDRTEFDQFLIDIQRKNIRQWSDRLKSESAWVVESICNVEFYINPLRYIPIGIPEALPEFIISNKGRFV; translated from the exons ATGAGACGCTCACACCAACCGCGTGTAGTACCAAGACCCCAGATTCCTCGCCCTAGAACGATTGTGGTGGATGGCGATACAATCGCAGAGGATATTCCTGAAGATTacag ggGTATCTATCAAAGCAATTGGCGAGCAATACGAACTCATTTTCATATCGGTAATACGGTTCAAGAGCGTTACACGTTTCGTATCCCTGACCAAAGCATGATCGATCAAGGTCTCGAATCATTATGGCCATACTTtcgtgaaaatattttccagaGACAACGACAACCGTTCAAAATCCGTGTCGCATTTGGATTTATTTTACGACATGAAGGAAATGAAGAAGACTTACCAGTAGTATATCGTTACTTTCATCCGGACAATCACTCCGATTATTTGTATTTAGGCCCTGAAACCATCCGCGATCGAACCGAATTCGATCAATTCCTTATCGATATTCAACGGAAGAATATCAGACAATGGTCGGATAGATTAAAATCCGAAAGCGCTTGGGTCGTGGAATCTATCTGTAATGTTGAATTTTACATCAATCCACTTCGGTATATACCGATTGGTATACCAGAAGCATTACCtgaatttattatttcaaataaaggtCGATTTGTATGA